The following is a genomic window from Synechococcus sp. MW101C3.
AACCCTGGTGCTGGTGGTCCTTCACGCCACCGACATTCCGATGTACGACAGCCGCATCAATATCGCCGGGTGGATACTCCTGGCGGGGTTGCGCACAGTGGAAAGGCATCATCCCGACCCTCAGACGTTGACCAAGGGCTGATCACCTCAGCGCCATGCCCGATCCGGGCCCGATCAGGTTGAGGCCAATCGTCAGATGAAGGTCTCGTCAGATGAAGGTCGTCCAGCTGTTGCCGGTTCCAAGGATGTAGGCGCCCGTCCCTGGTACGAGGTTGACCCCTTCCAATTTCCCGATCAGTTCATCGGCATTGGTGAAGCGGTTATCGCCGTTGCCCAGAAAGATCTCGGTGGATCCTCCCGAGAAGCGATAGAGATACTGGGAATCGCTGCGCAGCTGCAGCTTGTCGTCGGCGGCATTGAAGTCCTTGATCAGGGCATAGTCCTCAGTGCCTTGGGAGAGGCGGGCGCCATCGTTGTAGAAGGTGCCGCGGCTGTCGGCCAGGAGAAAGGTGTCACGGCCGCCGCCGCCGGTGAGGCTGTCAATCTGGTTGCGGCCCAAGGCTGCGGCCGAGGTGCCGCTGGAGGGAACTCCGGCGATTCGATCGTCGCCATTGCCGCCGGTGACTGTGTTGTTGCCAGTGGTGCCCCAGAGGATCTGGTTGGTTGGGGGCGGTGGCGCAGCGTCGTTGTCGGCAATGGTGACGGTGGCCGAGCCCGTGCCGACCGCGTAGGCGGAGCCGGGCGCAAGATTGAGGACCAGGGTTTCCGGCCCCTCCACCAGCGTGTCGTCCACCGGCGTGATGGTGAGCACGACGGACGTCTGGTTGCTGGCAAAGGTGATGGTGCTGCCCAGGCTGGGCGCGTAGTCGCCCGCGGTGGCCGTGCCGCCAAGGCTGAAGCTCACCGTCAGGGACTGGCCGAGGGTCCCGCCACTGCGGGTCAGGGTGAAGGAGCCGGGCGCTTGGCCTGCTTCCGCCGCTGCAGCACCGCTGGCTGCCACCGACACCATCGGCAGGGTTGGGTCCACCACCAGCGCGCCCAGCCGGTCGAGGGCGGCGGGGATGTTGAGCCGTCCGCCGGTCACGGTCTTGTTGGCCAGAGAGGCTGTGGGGGTCGCGGATTCGAGCAAGGCCCGCTTGATCTGGGCGGCGGTGGCGCTGGGAAACGCCGACTTGAGCAGCGCCGCCGCTCCTGCGACGTGGGGCGAGGCCATCGAGGTGCCGCTCTTGTTGCCGTACCCCCCCCCGGGCACGGTGGAGAAGACGGAGGAACCAGCCGCCCCGAGATCCACCGACACCGACCCGAAGTTCGAGTATCTCGCCAGGGCGCCTGTGCTGGTGATCGCAGCCACGGCGATCACGTTGCTGCTGGAGTAATTGGAGGGGTAGCTGGGATTGAGGTCGTTGTCGTCGCCGATGCCGTCGAGGCCGCCGTTACCGGCTGCCGCGATGAACAGCAGATCCTGTTGGGTGGCCCGATCAATCGCGTTTTCGAGGGCCCGGGAATAGCCACCACCGCCCCATGAGTTATTGGTGCCCACGAACTGGCCTGTTTCCCCCCGTTGGCCCGCTTGGATCTTGGCGGTGGTGAAATAGTCGAGCGCCAATACGGCATCGCTGAGGCTGCCGCTGCCTGAGCGGGCGAGGAACTTCAGGGGCACCATCTGCACCTGCCAGTTCACGCCTGCCACTCCCAGGCCATTGCCGCCCATGGCCCCGACGGTTCCAGCCACATGGGTGCCGTGGCTGTTGTCGTCGTAGGGGTCGTTGTCGTTGTTGGCGAAGTCCCAACCGATCAGGTCATCCCTGTAGCCATTGCTGTCGTTGTCGACCCCGTTTTCCCAGCCTGAGCGGCTGTCAAGCATGTCCCCGGCATCGATGTAGCCGTTGCCGTTCCAGTCGGTGAGCCCGGCGGCTGGATTGGAACGGTTGGTGGCGTTGTTGAGGTCGCGGAAACTGATCAGTTGGTCGCCATCGGTGTCGACCAGTGAGCTGAAAAAGCTCAGGCCCTGGAGCTCGCCCTGGTTCAGCCAGATGTTGAGGTAGAGGTCGGGGTGGGTGTAATCGATGCCGGAGTCGACGATTCCCACAACCGTGGTGGTGGTCCCGGTGATGTCCCGCCCCCAGGCACCGACTGCGCCAGAGCCGAAGCCACTGCTCTGCATGCCCCAGAGCGTGCTGAGGGAGGGATCGTTGCTGACCTGCTGGATGCCAACGCGCCCATCCTGTTCAGCGAACAAAACTTCGTATCGCTGGCCGTAGCTCCGCAGCAGTCGCTCCCTGGCCTGGGCATCCGCGGGTGCCCGCACCACATCCAGCACCCCCTCCCCGGCCTGTTGCATGGGCAGGGTGTGGATGGAGCGCAGGACTGTTCCCCCCAGCTCCCGGTGGATGGACGTGCGTCTGGCGGCGTCGATGTTGAGGCGCCACTGGACGAGCAGTTGTTGCACCGGGCCGTCCGGACCTTCGGCCTGTCCGCTCGGGGCCGTCGTGCCTGCCTCAAGATCCCAGGCCGCCCTTGGGATGGATGGGCTCAGATTGCTTTGGCCAGAGGGCGTTTGAGAGTGGCCCATCGCTCGAAATCCGGGGGATCAGCCCTTGGCTGGTTCAAGAGCTTCATCATGGTGCCGCTGCAGGAGGCTCTTTGGGAGCGGTCCCTCCAAATGTTCCCAAGGCAACAACTTTTCATGGGGCCAGCGCTGGTGGATCACCTCCTGCCAAGGCGGTGGTGACGGCAGCGCAGCGGGTGCGGCGGCCAGCGCGTCGCGATAGGCCGCCTTCCAGCCGCCCAGCTGCCCGTGACGGCCGCGCACGGCGGCGATCACCGGCGCCAGGCGCCGGTCACTGCGGGAGAGCAACGCCTGGATCACGCTCCAGCCGTAGCTCTCAGGCCGCAGCTCGATGCCCTTGGGTTGAAGGCGGCGGGCCAGCCGCTTGAGCCGCTTCTCCGCTTCCGGCCGCACCCCTTCCCACTGGAAGGGGGTGTGGGCCTTGGGCACAAAGGTGCTGACGCCGAGGCTGAGCCGCAGCCCCGGCGTGGCCGCCTTGATGGCGAGCAGCAGATCGGCGGTGGCTTCGATGTCGGCGTCGTCTTCCGTGGGCAGGCCGGCCATGCCGTAGAGCTTCAGGCCGCTGAGCCCGCCTTCCTTGGCGTAGCGGGCGGCGGCGAAGATCTCCTCGGTGGCGAGCTTCTTGTTCACCACCCGGCGCATGCGTTCGCTGCCGCTTTCGATCGCGATCGTGAGCGACTTGCTGCCGCGCTTGGCCAGGATCCGCCCCAGCTGGGGGGTCACGGTGGCAGCCCGCACGGAGCTGACGCTCACGCGCGTGCCCTCGAAGCGATCACCATCGAGCCAGGTGAGCAGATCGGCGAACTGCGGGTGCTGGGTGACGGAGGCCCCCAGCAGGCCCAGCCGCTGGGTGGCGGTGAGGCCCTTCTCCACGGCGGGGATGAGGCCGTCGTCGAGGGAGGGGGTGCGGAAGGGCAGGGTGAGGTAGCTGGCCAGGCAGAAGCGGCAGAGCTCCGGGCAGCTGCGCACCACTTCCACCATGTGGATGGAGGGCCAGGCCGCCTCCGGGGTGATCACGGTGGAGTGGCTGAGGGTGTTGCCGCGCCAGGTCTGCTTGGCGATGGTGGCCGGTAGGCCCGGCTCGATCGGCTCCACCGCCAGCAGCTCACCCGCTGCGCCGTAGCGAGGGGCGTAGAGCGATGGCACGTAGATCCCCGGGATCTGGGCCAGTGCCCGCAGTCGCTCAGCCCGCGGCTCCTGGCGCCGGGCCTGGACGGCATCGATGAAGGCGGGCAGCAGCAGCTCGCCATCGCCCAGCAGCACCGCATCAAAGAAGGGCGCCAGCGGTTCGGGGTTGGCGGTGAGCACCGGACCGCCGCCGAACACGATCGGATCGCGCTCGCCCCGCTCCTGGCTCCAGAGCGGAATGCCCAGCTGCTCCAGCAGATCGAGCAGCACGGGGCCATCGAGCTCCCAGCTGAGCGACAGGCCGAACAGATCAAGCTGGCGGTGGGGCGGATCGCCCTGGTCGGTGAACAGGCGCCGCACATCCACATCGCTGCGGCTGGCCAGGCTGGCCCACACCACCTGGTATCCCAGGCTGGTGATCCCCACTGAATAGGTGCTCGGAAAGGCCAGCACCGCCTTCAGCGCCCCCAGCTCCGGCACGGCGGGCTCAAACAGCAGGGTTTCCTGATTCAGGGGTGGAGGTGCCGGCCGGGAGTGGTCAGTCTGGAGCTTGAGCGACCGGGTGGGCTGCCATGGCCCATGGGGGAGGAAATGGACGGCCGCGGGAATCCTTGGGGTGTGCTCCTCTGGCCAGCGAATGACCGCCCCTCGCCCTGCTGGCTTGATCCAGCGCTACCGGGAGGAGCTGCAGGTGCGGCACTACGCCCGCCGGACCGTGAAGACCTACGAGCAGTGGCTGCGCCGCTTTCTGCGCTTTCACGGCCTGCGACACCCACGGGAGATGGGCTGTTCCGAGGTGAATGCCTTCCTCAATCACCTAGCGGTGGACCTGCAGGTGAGTGCCTCAACCCAGAACCAGGCCTTGAGTGCGCTGCTGTTGCTGGAGTGAGCAAAGTTGCCAGCTGCCATACGTTTCGCCATTCCTTTGCCACGCACCTTCTGGAACGGGGCCAGGACATCCGTACGATCCAGGAATTGTTGGGTCATCAGGATGTGAGCACCACGATGATCTACACCCATGTGCTCAACCGTGGACCCCTAGGCGTGAGCAGCCCCGCAGACTTTATGTAACTGCACGAACATGTGGTTCACTGACCAGAGAACCACATGAGTGTTCTCCTTAAGGTTAGGAAGGATCTAGGCTGCTTGGGATTTTTCGACGAGACGCATCCACACGATGGACTTGGTTCACAGAAGCAACGGAGTTAGTCGGGCTGGTTCTCAGAACCGTCCAATGACAAGTTGGACTGCCAATTGTAAATAGCTACTACAGTATTGCACACGCTGGATCACTAATACGCCGAATTCGGTTGATGTCATTTCTAGAATTCGCTTATCCCAATCTGCCTTGCAACATCTTTGCTTAACATGTCCAGCATATGCGCATCCCGTGGTTCCGCCTTGGTCTATGATGATGCCGTTCTTGACTTTCCCTAATTATCATGAAGTTCTTGCAATCAGTAGGTCTAGTACTGGCTACGTTGACCTGTTCACATGCAGCTAGCGCTGCCAGCGTTTTCACTTTCAGCAATGGCTGCGAGATGACCTGCAGTGGAAGTTGGAGTTTTGGGCCCAATGGTGGTGTTTCGTGCAATGGCACAATTACAAACAAGACATCGAGTTGCCCCAAGCGTGTGCAGGCTGCGCCGATAGAATCGGAGAAGTCGCGTACTG
Proteins encoded in this region:
- a CDS encoding S8 family serine peptidase, whose translation is MQQLLVQWRLNIDAARRTSIHRELGGTVLRSIHTLPMQQAGEGVLDVVRAPADAQARERLLRSYGQRYEVLFAEQDGRVGIQQVSNDPSLSTLWGMQSSGFGSGAVGAWGRDITGTTTTVVGIVDSGIDYTHPDLYLNIWLNQGELQGLSFFSSLVDTDGDQLISFRDLNNATNRSNPAAGLTDWNGNGYIDAGDMLDSRSGWENGVDNDSNGYRDDLIGWDFANNDNDPYDDNSHGTHVAGTVGAMGGNGLGVAGVNWQVQMVPLKFLARSGSGSLSDAVLALDYFTTAKIQAGQRGETGQFVGTNNSWGGGGYSRALENAIDRATQQDLLFIAAAGNGGLDGIGDDNDLNPSYPSNYSSSNVIAVAAITSTGALARYSNFGSVSVDLGAAGSSVFSTVPGGGYGNKSGTSMASPHVAGAAALLKSAFPSATAAQIKRALLESATPTASLANKTVTGGRLNIPAALDRLGALVVDPTLPMVSVAASGAAAAEAGQAPGSFTLTRSGGTLGQSLTVSFSLGGTATAGDYAPSLGSTITFASNQTSVVLTITPVDDTLVEGPETLVLNLAPGSAYAVGTGSATVTIADNDAAPPPPTNQILWGTTGNNTVTGGNGDDRIAGVPSSGTSAAALGRNQIDSLTGGGGRDTFLLADSRGTFYNDGARLSQGTEDYALIKDFNAADDKLQLRSDSQYLYRFSGGSTEIFLGNGDNRFTNADELIGKLEGVNLVPGTGAYILGTGNSWTTFI
- a CDS encoding radical SAM protein is translated as MLAFPSTYSVGITSLGYQVVWASLASRSDVDVRRLFTDQGDPPHRQLDLFGLSLSWELDGPVLLDLLEQLGIPLWSQERGERDPIVFGGGPVLTANPEPLAPFFDAVLLGDGELLLPAFIDAVQARRQEPRAERLRALAQIPGIYVPSLYAPRYGAAGELLAVEPIEPGLPATIAKQTWRGNTLSHSTVITPEAAWPSIHMVEVVRSCPELCRFCLASYLTLPFRTPSLDDGLIPAVEKGLTATQRLGLLGASVTQHPQFADLLTWLDGDRFEGTRVSVSSVRAATVTPQLGRILAKRGSKSLTIAIESGSERMRRVVNKKLATEEIFAAARYAKEGGLSGLKLYGMAGLPTEDDADIEATADLLLAIKAATPGLRLSLGVSTFVPKAHTPFQWEGVRPEAEKRLKRLARRLQPKGIELRPESYGWSVIQALLSRSDRRLAPVIAAVRGRHGQLGGWKAAYRDALAAAPAALPSPPPWQEVIHQRWPHEKLLPWEHLEGPLPKSLLQRHHDEALEPAKG
- a CDS encoding phage integrase N-terminal SAM-like domain-containing protein; translated protein: MTAPRPAGLIQRYREELQVRHYARRTVKTYEQWLRRFLRFHGLRHPREMGCSEVNAFLNHLAVDLQVSASTQNQALSALLLLE